A region of the Pseudomonas sp. A34-9 genome:
TGCCCTCGCCCACATTGGCCGAGGTGCTCTCCTGTAATGGAGACGGTGACAAAACGTTTCAATGACCTTTACCGAATGTTTACGTTTGTGTCGCGCCAGCCATCATCGGTTAAAGTGAGCCACTGTTTTCGACCTGCGATACCGACTGATGAATGCCCTCGAAGTGCTGCGCGACTCTCTGTATTTTTTCAAACGCCATTTGGGCAGCATCGTGCAGTTGTGCCTGCCGTTGGTGATTTTCGAAGCGTTCTTGCAACAAGTGGTCGATCGCGCCACCGGGCCGGAAAATATCTCGGCCATCAGTATCGTCGTCGGTCTGCTGGTGTATCCGCTGTACACCGCCGCGCTGATCCTGTTCCTCGATGCGCGCAGCCGTGGCGAGGCGCCGCGCAACCGTGACCTGCTGGCAATGGCCGCCACCCTGTGGCCACGTTTCGCTTTGCTCACGGCACTGAACACCTTGCTGATTTTGCTGGGCCTGTCGCTGTATTTCCTCCCGGGCCTGATGCTGATGGTCATGCTCGCGTTCGGCGAATACTTGCTGGTGCTGCGCGGCATGGGGCCCTTGCAGGCCATGAAAGAAAGCCTGCGCCTGACCCGTGGACACTTCTGGCGGATCCTGCTGTGCATTCTCTGTGTGATGACACCGCTGTGGTTGCTCAAAGGCGCGACATTGGCGGTGTACCCCGAGCCGCAGAATCCGCTGATTGCCGTACTGATCGACAGTGCTCACAGCTTCCTGCAACTGTTTACCAGTGTGGTGTTGTTCCGCTTGTTCATGCTGATCAGCGAATTGCCTGACAAACGTGACAGAGCCGTCTGATGGCACTGTGCTTGGGCTTCGAGTCGACCGTCAGGTATGCTCGGGGCCACTTTCTGTAACGCTATAAGCCGAGCCATGACCCGTCTACTGCGCTACACCCTGCTGCTTGTCGTGCTCGCCATCGCCCTGATCGGCGGGCTGCTGTTCAGCCTGACCTGGCGCCCTGACGCCCGCGAAACCCTGCCGGTCAGTTGCACCGCCACACCACCGACGCTGGTGCCGGGCCAGGCGCTGAAAGTCATGACCTGGAACGTGCAGTACCTGGCCGGCAAGCGTTACGTGTTCTGGAATGATCTGGCCGAGGGCACGGATGAAGCGCCAACCCTGGAAGACATGGCCTTCAGCCTCGACGAAGTGGCCCGGGTGATCCGTGACGAGCAGCCCGACGTGGTGCTGCTGCAGGAGCTCGATGACGGCGCCAAGGCCAGCGACTATCAGGACCAGCTCAAGCTGTTGCAGGAACGCGTCGCCGACCTGTATCCGTGCAGCGCCAGCACGTTTGACTGGAAAGCCGAGTTCGTCCCTGATCGACACATCTTCGGCAGCGTTGGCCGCCAGTTGGCAACCCTGAGCCGCTACCGCATCGAACACGCCGAACGCCTGCAATTGCCGGTCGCCACGACTGACTTCATCAGCCGTCAGTTCCAGCCGAAAGACGCCCTGCTCGCGACCAAACTGCCCCTGAGTGACGGCGGACAGCTCACCGTGTTCAACACCCACCTTGAGCGCGCCAGCAAACCGGATGACACCGCGCAGGCACAAGTGACCGCCGTGGCCAAAGTGCTCGACAAGTACGAAAGCCAGGGCCTGCCGTGGTTGATCGGTGGCGACTTCAACCTGCTGCCGCTCGGCCAGTTTCGTCGCCTCCCCGCCGAGCAGCGTACGCCCTACTCCGCCGACAGCGAATTGCATCTGCTGTGGGACAAATACCCGATGATCCCGACCAACAACGAAGCCAGCGGCATCGACCGTGCGCAGTGGTTGACCCACTACCCCAACGACCCCGGCCTGAATGGCCCGGATCGCACAGTCGACTATCTGTTTTACAGCCCGAAGATCAAACGGGTGGAAGCGATGGTGCGCCAGGACGATACGTTGCGCATTTCCGATCACTTGCCGGTGATTGCGCGCTTCCTGCTGCCGGCGGCGCCCTAGGCAGGGCCGAGGAACATCGACTCGTCGCCCCGAATTCACGATATGGAATCCCATGAAAATCTTATTGGTGTGCAAGGACATTGGTGGTTACGCGCGCAAACTGGCTGACTATCTGAGGATCGACAATGAGGTGTGTTTCATCGATACATCATCGACGCAGAACAGCTTTGATCGAGCGCCGAAGATCCTGCGCCGCCCGCTTAAACGCTGGGCGCAGTTACGCCAGTTCAAGAAGAGTATCGGTGCATCAGGGCGCTTTGACGTTGCGTTGATCATCAACCCGGCACAAATCGATCCCCGGCAACTGAGCGCTGGCCTCAATGCCAGCGAACACAAAATCGCCTACCTCTACGACAGTTTCAGTCGCTGGCCGATGACCCGCGAAGCCCTTGCCGCCTATGACGAGGTGTTTTCCTTCGACCCGGAAAATGCCCAGAGCCACGGCCTGAAAAAGCTCTACAACTTCATCTACGACGACTACATCGCCGACGGCGAACCCGGTGAATACTCGGCGTTTGTGGTAATGGCGGGCAAGGATCGGGTGCCAGCACTTGAGGGCCTGGCGCAGGCATTCGATCGTCTCGGGGTGACTGATTACAAGTTTTTGGTGCAGTGCAAACCGATTGCGGGCGCCCATCCGGGCATCACTTTCTTTGAGCAAAGAATGTCACTGGCGTCTGTCGGCGAACTGGTCAAGCGCTCGCGGATCATTCTGGACATTTCCAAACCCGGCCAGACCGGGTTGAGCTTCCGGTTCTTTGAAGCCATGGCTGCACGGAAAAAAGTCATCACCACCAACAAGAGCGTGGTCGACTATGACTTCTACAACCCGGCGAACATTCTGGTCATCGATGAGGCCAACCCGGTGATTCCGGAACAGTTCATTACTGATCCGTATGTCGATATCCCTGAACCCATTTACCAGAAATACACTTTGCAGGGTTGGGTCAAAACCGTGTTCGCCCGCCCCTGAACTGACTTCGCCCCCCTGCACCACAAAACCCTGTAGGAGCTGCCGAAGGCTGCGATCTTTTGATCCTGC
Encoded here:
- a CDS encoding YciC family protein, with translation MNALEVLRDSLYFFKRHLGSIVQLCLPLVIFEAFLQQVVDRATGPENISAISIVVGLLVYPLYTAALILFLDARSRGEAPRNRDLLAMAATLWPRFALLTALNTLLILLGLSLYFLPGLMLMVMLAFGEYLLVLRGMGPLQAMKESLRLTRGHFWRILLCILCVMTPLWLLKGATLAVYPEPQNPLIAVLIDSAHSFLQLFTSVVLFRLFMLISELPDKRDRAV
- a CDS encoding endonuclease/exonuclease/phosphatase family protein, whose protein sequence is MTRLLRYTLLLVVLAIALIGGLLFSLTWRPDARETLPVSCTATPPTLVPGQALKVMTWNVQYLAGKRYVFWNDLAEGTDEAPTLEDMAFSLDEVARVIRDEQPDVVLLQELDDGAKASDYQDQLKLLQERVADLYPCSASTFDWKAEFVPDRHIFGSVGRQLATLSRYRIEHAERLQLPVATTDFISRQFQPKDALLATKLPLSDGGQLTVFNTHLERASKPDDTAQAQVTAVAKVLDKYESQGLPWLIGGDFNLLPLGQFRRLPAEQRTPYSADSELHLLWDKYPMIPTNNEASGIDRAQWLTHYPNDPGLNGPDRTVDYLFYSPKIKRVEAMVRQDDTLRISDHLPVIARFLLPAAP